In one Candidatus Absconditicoccus praedator genomic region, the following are encoded:
- a CDS encoding DUF3796 domain-containing protein, with amino-acid sequence MNKIRLLGLLGFIGFLGFIFDNPGFFGFFAFFAFSGISPEGDQALTQNIYRAGFYAFVVNLILFSILIAFVGTGIRFEFIEFVDLLMMYLAGQFAINVLIFAFTLMYLDTKASSPK; translated from the coding sequence ATGAACAAAATAAGATTACTAGGCTTACTTTGATTTATTGGATTTTTGTGATTTATTTTTGATAATCCATGATTTTTTGGTTTCTTTGCTTTTTTTGCTTTTTCGTGAATTTCTCCAGAATGAGACCAAGCACTTACCCAAAACATATATCGTGCAGGATTTTATGCATTTGTTGTTAATTTGATTTTATTCTCAATACTTATTGCTTTTGTTTGAACTTGAATAAGGTTTGAATTTATTGAATTTGTGGACTTATTGATGATGTATCTGGCAGGACAGTTTGCTATAAATGTGCTTATTTTTGCTTTTACTTTGATGTATTTAGATACAAAGGCCAGTTCCCCAAAATAA
- a CDS encoding IS256 family transposase — protein sequence MKYNHKLIEIQEHLLRMDPDSNLSDILIDILEKIMKLEREEFLKDSNKHNKGNGYYQRLAKLLNRKFTLSIPRDRDGLFKPLIIEIIKNYQKNYYETIKQLYLKGFTHNDISDIMNEIYGNSLSSGAISNITNGLLEEFNAWQKRELEDEYVAIYIDTIYCKLRRGESYENEGFTIALGLKYDGTREILGVYSTPNESIYCWEDVLDDIKKRGVKSPLLIVADGINGFENIVNKVFPKAKFQKCVVHKKRNILKRVRSQDKQYIAEDLKEVFNVHKEDTKEEAKERLEKFIRKWEKKYKFIRSTFREEVVEYYLTYLDFPLIIRSMIYTTNRIERFNNTIRKKLKVRRGLPNEEAVYKLIFAGIMEMEEKYSYKISQVQRVYNELLKILEKMYN from the coding sequence ATGAAATATAATCATAAATTAATAGAAATTCAAGAGCATTTATTGAGAATGGATCCTGATTCAAATCTTAGCGATATTTTAATAGATATTCTAGAAAAAATTATGAAGCTAGAAAGAGAAGAATTCCTTAAAGATTCTAACAAACATAACAAAGGAAATTGATATTATCAAAGGCTTGCTAAATTGTTAAACCGAAAGTTCACTCTCAGTATTCCAAGAGATAGAGATTGATTATTTAAACCTCTTATCATAGAAATTATTAAAAATTATCAAAAAAATTATTATGAAACTATAAAACAACTATATTTGAAAGGTTTTACTCATAATGATATTAGTGATATAATGAATGAAATATACTGAAATTCTCTATCTTCTGGAGCAATATCTAATATCACAAATGGTCTACTAGAAGAATTCAATGCATGGCAAAAAAGAGAATTAGAAGATGAATATGTTGCTATATATATAGATACAATATATTGCAAACTAAGAAGATGAGAAAGCTATGAAAATGAATGATTTACAATTGCTCTGTGATTAAAATATGATGGGACAAGGGAGATTCTTTGAGTATATTCTACACCTAATGAATCTATATATTGCTGGGAAGATGTGTTAGATGATATAAAAAAAAGATGAGTAAAAAGTCCATTATTAATAGTAGCAGATTGAATAAATGGATTTGAAAACATAGTAAACAAGGTGTTTCCAAAAGCAAAGTTTCAAAAGTGTGTAGTTCACAAGAAGAGGAATATTTTGAAAAGAGTAAGAAGCCAAGACAAGCAATATATAGCAGAAGATTTGAAAGAAGTATTTAATGTACATAAAGAAGATACGAAAGAAGAAGCTAAAGAAAGATTGGAAAAATTTATAAGAAAATGGGAGAAAAAATACAAGTTTATAAGATCAACATTTAGGGAAGAAGTAGTAGAATACTATTTAACATATTTAGACTTCCCATTGATCATTAGGAGTATGATATATACTACAAACCGAATAGAAAGATTTAATAATACTATAAGAAAAAAGTTAAAAGTAAGGAGATGACTACCAAATGAAGAAGCAGTATACAAATTAATATTTGCCTGAATAATGGAAATGGAAGAAAAATACTCTTATAAAATATCACAGGTACAAAGAGTTTACAATGAACTATTAAAAATACTTGAAAAAATGTATAATTAG
- a CDS encoding FtsX-like permease family protein: MFFSLILFVFDKTVNNFFFEHTTISEMIENPNMVEIFPEGDYLGGLLGEQSEFDSTNIYDLEKKDTIDKVYYFYSVDIPNNLSMDLMGNNFSTDFLLYCVTDNYFENIDDVDYVPLGVSKRILDLYNLELANRSMFPKLSENLLKTIQVDLKFNYSSIFNIQSDYVSYKGRISQVDNGFPMLGISIPCSDLDSILEEIQTGNKKFYKAIVFFKDKKYINDFAKNYDDYKVYTLDSQLEGINEKTDILKRVLVWMFFMILFVILSFMFFVINSLINDNKKTFQVLRSHGATRFKIFLLIYSKIFILFLFSFLLVVVASFIFNFYLINLVENYIVGLYNVGINIANISIQHLGVLFVIYAFVLSFFTILVANREYLKKYL; the protein is encoded by the coding sequence ATGTTTTTTTCTTTGATATTGTTTGTTTTTGATAAGACTGTAAACAATTTCTTTTTTGAACATACTACTATCAGTGAGATGATAGAAAATCCAAATATGGTAGAAATATTTCCAGAGTGAGATTATTTGGGATGACTTTTGTGAGAGCAATCAGAGTTTGATTCAACCAATATATATGACTTGGAGAAAAAAGATACAATAGACAAGGTGTATTATTTTTATAGTGTAGATATACCCAATAATTTGAGTATGGATCTGATGTGAAATAATTTTAGTACTGATTTTTTGTTGTATTGTGTAACTGATAATTACTTTGAAAATATAGATGATGTAGATTATGTTCCTTTGTGAGTTTCAAAAAGGATTTTGGATCTTTATAATCTAGAACTGGCAAATAGAAGTATGTTTCCAAAACTATCAGAGAACCTTCTAAAAACAATTCAGGTTGATTTGAAGTTTAATTATTCATCAATATTCAATATACAATCAGATTATGTATCATACAAATGAAGAATATCTCAAGTAGATAATTGATTTCCTATGTTGTGAATTAGTATCCCTTGTTCAGATTTGGACAGTATTTTGGAGGAGATTCAAACTTGAAACAAAAAATTTTACAAAGCAATTGTGTTTTTCAAAGACAAAAAGTATATAAATGATTTTGCAAAAAATTATGATGATTACAAAGTATATACCCTGGATTCTCAGTTGGAAGGTATAAATGAAAAAACAGATATTTTGAAAAGAGTATTGGTGTGGATGTTTTTTATGATTTTATTTGTCATATTAAGTTTTATGTTTTTTGTGATAAATTCATTAATAAACGACAACAAAAAAACATTTCAGGTTTTGAGAAGTCATGGAGCCACCAGGTTTAAAATATTTTTATTGATATATTCAAAAATATTTATACTGTTTTTGTTTTCATTTTTGTTGGTTGTAGTGGCATCATTTATATTCAATTTTTATTTGATAAACCTTGTTGAAAATTATATTGTTTGATTGTATAATGTAGGTATTAACATAGCTAATATAAGTATTCAACATTTAGGTGTTTTGTTTGTGATATATGCATTTGTTTTGAGTTTTTTTACAATTTTGGTGGCAAATAGAGAGTATCTAAAAAAATACTTATAA
- a CDS encoding ATP-binding cassette domain-containing protein, which translates to MLEIKDISFSHKNEIFFENLNISLNQGDSLIICGISGSGKTSLLNIVSSLKKPTKGDVCWKNKSIFNFGNRFLYSYRNQSVGVAFQDFRLIDDFSVLENINLPFLIGKNQKDQHWFDYLVKYLEIEKILNKNINSISGGEKERVSIIKSLVHKPEILMLDEPGTYLDKQLKYKLYSLIKEYSQNNISIIVSHDEDIVDFFGVDKFCENKNLIFYK; encoded by the coding sequence ATGTTGGAGATAAAAGATATATCATTTTCTCATAAAAATGAGATATTTTTTGAAAACCTAAATATTTCACTCAATCAGTGAGATAGTTTGATAATATGTGGAATATCTTGATCGGGTAAAACTTCATTGTTAAATATAGTATCTAGTCTGAAAAAACCTACAAAATGAGATGTTTGTTGGAAGAATAAAAGCATCTTTAACTTTGGAAATAGGTTTCTTTATTCTTATAGAAATCAGTCTGTAGGAGTAGCTTTCCAAGACTTTAGGCTGATAGATGATTTTTCTGTATTGGAAAATATAAACTTACCTTTTTTGATATGAAAAAACCAAAAAGACCAACACTGGTTTGATTATCTTGTAAAATATTTGGAAATAGAAAAAATCTTGAACAAGAATATCAACTCTATTAGTTGAGGAGAAAAAGAAAGAGTTTCAATTATCAAAAGCTTGGTTCACAAGCCTGAAATTTTGATGTTGGATGAACCAGGGACATATCTAGACAAACAGCTAAAATACAAACTTTATTCTTTAATAAAAGAGTATTCACAAAACAATATTAGTATAATAGTATCACATGATGAGGATATTGTTGATTTTTTTTGAGTAGATAAGTTTTGTGAAAATAAAAATTTAATTTTTTACAAGTAA